In Polynucleobacter sp. TUM22923, one genomic interval encodes:
- a CDS encoding chromate transporter: protein MGLFIKLSALSLVAFGGINALLPSLLDLAVRQEHWVDVQTFADYFAIAQAAPGPNFMTVTLIGWHVYGVLGAFLATLAIAWPSSILIYFLQRFITNMHNEHRKKVIQYAAAALAIGLVLSSAWQIALQINHTNAAYILTILTIALTIFTRWHPLYFIGLGALLGLFGFI from the coding sequence ATGGGCTTATTTATCAAGCTCTCCGCACTTTCTCTAGTTGCCTTTGGCGGAATAAATGCCCTGCTTCCCAGTTTATTGGATTTAGCTGTGAGGCAAGAGCATTGGGTTGACGTGCAAACTTTTGCTGACTATTTCGCAATTGCCCAAGCCGCCCCTGGGCCCAACTTTATGACGGTCACCTTAATAGGTTGGCATGTTTATGGTGTTCTTGGTGCGTTTCTCGCAACCCTTGCGATCGCCTGGCCATCATCAATTTTGATTTATTTTCTTCAGCGCTTCATCACAAATATGCATAACGAGCACCGAAAGAAAGTTATTCAATACGCAGCTGCAGCTCTTGCTATTGGGCTGGTACTATCTTCGGCATGGCAGATTGCTTTACAAATTAATCATACTAATGCCGCTTATATTCTTACCATCCTCACCATTGCATTAACCATCTTTACTCGCTGGCATCCTCTTTACTTTATTGGACTAGGCGCACTTTTAGGACTATTTGGTTTTATATGA
- a CDS encoding 3-hydroxyacyl-CoA dehydrogenase NAD-binding domain-containing protein, translating into MLFTPAETKVVIVGGGTMGADVAAVCARGGCAVQVVELTTERRALLPDYFANTLSDLGYEHRTHLLSVAGSLQEVDWSDIDLVIECVPERLDIKQELFAKLEKLAKPETVLASNSSSFPISEIASGLKTAARMIGLHFFMPAHLVPCVEVVYGEKTSLMVGESLSRLMTACGMVPVTVKKDLPGFLANRLQHALSREAFSMVDAGIATLEDIDKAVRFGFGFRYLAAGPVMQRDHAGLEVHGAAGASIYPSLNNSPNIAKCLSERVASGKLGMKTGEGFFPWTSESIKVERKRYDDILRAGLQIIQKELPEIK; encoded by the coding sequence ATGTTATTTACCCCAGCAGAAACAAAGGTGGTGATTGTCGGCGGTGGCACTATGGGCGCCGATGTAGCGGCTGTCTGCGCACGGGGGGGTTGTGCAGTACAAGTGGTTGAGCTTACAACAGAGCGGCGAGCGCTTTTACCGGATTATTTTGCCAATACGTTGAGTGACCTAGGGTACGAGCATCGCACCCACCTGCTCTCGGTTGCAGGCTCCCTGCAAGAGGTGGATTGGTCAGATATCGACTTGGTGATTGAATGCGTGCCTGAGCGACTTGATATTAAGCAAGAGCTATTTGCGAAGTTAGAAAAGCTAGCTAAGCCTGAAACAGTGCTTGCAAGCAATAGTTCCAGTTTCCCAATTAGTGAAATCGCTAGTGGATTAAAAACAGCCGCCCGAATGATTGGCTTGCATTTTTTTATGCCCGCTCATTTAGTTCCTTGTGTTGAAGTGGTTTACGGTGAAAAAACATCCCTAATGGTTGGTGAAAGTTTATCTAGACTCATGACAGCCTGTGGCATGGTGCCCGTAACTGTGAAAAAAGATCTGCCTGGATTTTTAGCAAACCGATTGCAACATGCTTTATCGCGTGAAGCTTTCTCAATGGTAGACGCTGGGATTGCTACGCTAGAAGACATTGATAAGGCGGTACGTTTTGGTTTTGGCTTTCGCTACCTTGCCGCAGGCCCAGTGATGCAGCGTGATCATGCTGGTCTTGAGGTGCATGGCGCTGCTGGAGCCAGTATTTATCCCTCTTTGAATAATTCACCTAACATTGCTAAGTGCTTAAGTGAGCGTGTGGCCAGTGGCAAGCTAGGCATGAAAACTGGCGAAGGATTTTTCCCTTGGACTTCCGAATCCATTAAGGTCGAGCGAAAGCGTTACGACGACATCCTTCGTGCAGGGCTTCAGATTATTCAAAAAGAGCTACCCGAAATTAAATGA
- a CDS encoding 2-hydroxyacid dehydrogenase, protein MIPVNSVLQVGQFPEIMQTEIDQRLKTAKLLDPQGKVPAGNFTAILTRSNTVISQSLLEQVTGIQMIATCGVGYDNLPLAYLQQKGIKASNTPGVLNDAVCELAIGMLFGLLRRIPQAQEFVQTSAWSKAPFTMTTSLAGKCVGIAGMGRIGQDLAKRLEPFKVKIAYTGPNQKDVAYEYHPSITALAQVSDVLFLACPASPETEGMINAQVLAALGAKGYLINVARGSVVNEAALLVALQQKIIAGAALDVFENEPNPNPGFLKLDNVLLTPHIGSATSETRQLMTNLALDNLEAFYNLKPLLTEVKN, encoded by the coding sequence ATGATCCCAGTCAATTCTGTCCTTCAGGTCGGTCAATTTCCAGAAATTATGCAAACGGAAATCGACCAACGACTAAAGACCGCTAAGCTACTTGATCCCCAGGGAAAAGTGCCCGCAGGAAACTTCACTGCAATACTGACTCGCTCCAATACAGTCATCTCCCAATCTTTACTTGAGCAAGTGACTGGTATTCAAATGATTGCTACTTGCGGGGTGGGCTATGACAACCTTCCCCTGGCCTATCTTCAGCAAAAAGGTATCAAAGCTAGCAATACACCGGGCGTTTTAAATGATGCCGTTTGTGAACTGGCTATTGGCATGTTGTTTGGGTTACTGCGTCGCATTCCTCAAGCGCAAGAGTTTGTCCAAACAAGTGCATGGTCCAAGGCGCCCTTCACCATGACCACTTCATTAGCCGGTAAGTGTGTCGGTATTGCCGGTATGGGCCGTATTGGACAGGACCTAGCCAAACGCTTGGAGCCCTTCAAGGTCAAGATTGCCTATACCGGACCAAATCAAAAGGACGTCGCTTACGAATACCACCCTTCAATCACTGCATTGGCGCAGGTTAGTGACGTGTTATTTCTTGCCTGCCCTGCCAGCCCTGAGACTGAAGGCATGATTAATGCACAGGTACTGGCGGCACTTGGGGCCAAAGGCTATCTCATTAATGTTGCACGAGGTAGTGTTGTCAACGAAGCCGCCCTTTTAGTTGCGCTGCAGCAAAAAATCATTGCTGGGGCGGCGCTAGATGTCTTTGAAAATGAGCCCAATCCCAATCCTGGGTTCTTAAAACTTGATAATGTATTGCTTACGCCTCATATTGGCAGTGCAACATCAGAAACTAGACAATTAATGACAAATTTAGCACTAGATAACTTAGAAGCTTTTTATAATCTAAAGCCACTTCTTACCGAAGTAAAAAATTAA
- a CDS encoding cytochrome c has protein sequence MKTKKIILVATIATLAAASSIAFAQFKKPEDAIKYRQSVYTVMANSFGKISAVVKGEAPYNKDEVAKNAAIVTTLSTLPWQAFGPGTEGGNALPAVWSDNAKFKSASEKMQLAVVNLNVAAQSGDQEAIKKAFGAAGQTCKNCHDDFKKK, from the coding sequence ATGAAAACAAAAAAAATTATCCTAGTAGCAACGATCGCCACTCTAGCAGCGGCATCTAGCATCGCTTTTGCCCAATTTAAAAAACCGGAAGATGCGATTAAATATCGTCAAAGTGTTTACACCGTTATGGCCAATTCCTTTGGGAAAATTAGTGCTGTAGTAAAGGGTGAGGCGCCATACAACAAAGATGAGGTTGCCAAGAATGCAGCGATCGTAACCACACTGTCGACTTTGCCATGGCAGGCGTTTGGCCCCGGCACTGAGGGCGGCAATGCGTTGCCAGCCGTCTGGTCAGATAACGCGAAGTTCAAATCCGCTAGTGAAAAAATGCAACTCGCTGTGGTGAACTTGAATGTAGCTGCACAGTCAGGCGATCAAGAAGCAATCAAAAAGGCTTTTGGTGCGGCTGGTCAAACATGCAAGAATTGCCATGATGACTTCAAGAAAAAATAA
- a CDS encoding site-2 protease family protein — translation MITDYSIQAVAINAIPLIFAITVHEAAHGYAARKLGDNTAYLLGRVSLNPAKHIDPVGTILIPLTLLLTGSPFLVGYAKPVPVRFDKLKNPRIDSIWVALAGPGSNFIQALIWAILLITLFGLGVNEPFLVSMSQAGISWNLGLLVFNLFPLPPLDGGRILAGLLPARQSIALGKIEPWGFFVVLALVFTGVIGNFWMEPLIGFFKGAIYLITLPLQMLL, via the coding sequence ATGATTACTGACTATTCTATCCAAGCTGTCGCCATCAATGCGATTCCTTTGATTTTTGCCATTACGGTTCATGAGGCGGCCCATGGCTATGCCGCCCGAAAACTGGGTGACAACACTGCCTATTTATTAGGCAGAGTGAGCCTAAACCCTGCGAAGCATATCGATCCTGTGGGCACCATTCTGATTCCGTTAACACTGCTATTAACTGGCTCCCCCTTCTTGGTGGGCTATGCCAAGCCAGTACCTGTGCGCTTTGACAAGCTAAAGAATCCCAGAATAGATTCGATTTGGGTGGCCTTGGCCGGCCCAGGTTCTAACTTTATTCAGGCACTGATTTGGGCAATACTACTCATCACACTATTTGGATTAGGGGTAAATGAGCCCTTCTTAGTTTCCATGTCTCAGGCCGGCATTAGCTGGAACCTTGGCTTATTAGTGTTTAACCTGTTTCCACTGCCCCCTCTTGATGGTGGCCGAATTCTGGCTGGGCTGTTGCCAGCTCGCCAATCGATTGCCCTAGGTAAAATTGAACCTTGGGGCTTTTTTGTCGTGCTAGCGCTGGTATTTACTGGCGTGATTGGAAACTTCTGGATGGAGCCGCTTATAGGGTTTTTTAAAGGTGCCATCTACCTAATAACGCTACCCTTGCAAATGCTACTGTAG
- a CDS encoding cytochrome b/b6 domain-containing protein gives MKKIIRIWDLPIRLFHWALVVFIIISFITVNIGGDAMALHALSGYCILALIIFRIFWGFFGSHHARFINFVPSPRGLYQYLKGQSPAVLGHNPLGSLSVLALIFAVGLQAVTGLFSNDDILFEGPFAQYVSNATVAIFNSIHHWNDLVLLGLIAVHLCAIFYYQRFRRENLIKPMLVGDKEIDPSEEAKYLPAGLGQDSKDGAWQRGTALLLLSLIAVILGYFVTR, from the coding sequence ATGAAGAAGATCATTCGTATTTGGGATTTACCTATCCGCCTATTTCACTGGGCTTTAGTTGTCTTCATCATCATTAGCTTCATTACAGTCAATATTGGTGGTGATGCGATGGCGTTGCATGCGCTATCGGGTTATTGCATTCTCGCGCTGATTATTTTCAGAATATTTTGGGGGTTCTTTGGATCTCATCATGCCCGCTTTATTAATTTTGTTCCGAGCCCCCGGGGCTTATATCAATATCTGAAAGGCCAATCGCCGGCAGTTTTAGGTCATAACCCTTTAGGCTCTTTATCAGTGCTTGCCTTAATCTTTGCGGTTGGGCTTCAAGCAGTGACCGGCCTATTTTCAAACGACGATATTCTGTTTGAGGGGCCTTTTGCACAATACGTTTCGAACGCTACTGTTGCGATATTTAATTCGATACATCATTGGAATGATTTAGTTTTGTTAGGATTGATTGCAGTGCACTTATGCGCCATTTTTTACTATCAACGATTTAGACGTGAAAATCTCATAAAACCAATGCTGGTTGGTGATAAGGAAATTGACCCAAGCGAAGAGGCAAAATATCTGCCTGCTGGCTTAGGTCAAGACTCTAAGGATGGAGCCTGGCAACGCGGTACAGCCTTGCTATTGCTTAGTCTGATTGCCGTTATCTTAGGCTATTTCGTTACCCGCTAA
- the crcB gene encoding fluoride efflux transporter CrcB, translated as MWPSLLAIFCGAGTGALLRAGFNLVTVGATVGITTGAAAVLPLGTLLSNLVGGYFVGIAVAFFGNNAHLSPEWRLFVITGFLGGLTTFSSFSAEVVGLMQRGEVTWALATTLFNLIGSLVLTFAGILTYQALK; from the coding sequence ATGTGGCCATCTTTGCTTGCAATCTTTTGTGGGGCCGGCACTGGCGCATTGCTCAGGGCTGGATTTAATCTAGTAACTGTAGGCGCCACCGTAGGAATTACGACAGGAGCTGCTGCAGTGCTTCCCTTGGGTACGTTGCTATCCAATCTAGTTGGCGGCTATTTTGTTGGTATCGCCGTAGCATTCTTTGGAAATAACGCCCATTTATCCCCTGAGTGGAGACTATTTGTCATTACTGGTTTCTTAGGCGGTCTAACCACCTTCTCCAGTTTTTCTGCCGAAGTTGTCGGCTTAATGCAGCGTGGTGAGGTGACGTGGGCACTCGCCACAACCCTGTTTAATTTAATCGGATCTTTGGTATTAACCTTTGCCGGTATCTTGACTTACCAAGCTCTGAAATAG
- a CDS encoding tripartite tricarboxylate transporter substrate binding protein codes for MQIIVRMAKKALILGSVLLAASSIVSAQSAGVGTWPTQKPIRLIAVFPPGGSVDQVARVLAPALQAELKQNVIVENIGGASGVIGTAAMTRADPDGYTFAVVFDTHGVNPSLKDKLPYDTIKDIAPVTLIGTSPMVIVASKSSGITSFKQLIDQSKAGKQFSYGSIGIGSLGHLAIARLAKQSGLDWNHIPYRGGGPLMQDILGGQVQLAIGSEFLVRPHIDSGGVIPLAITTSKRSAALPNVPTIAESGFPGFNAPAWWAVLAPGKTPPAIVNAMNQAVTKALKTPSVAEKLKSQGIEIVAGNPDTLRDFIGKQIAIWGKFVIENNIKEAP; via the coding sequence ATGCAGATTATTGTAAGGATGGCTAAAAAAGCCTTGATTTTGGGCTCAGTTCTGTTGGCTGCCAGCTCTATCGTGAGCGCCCAAAGTGCTGGAGTAGGGACTTGGCCCACCCAAAAGCCTATTCGTTTAATTGCAGTATTCCCACCAGGTGGATCTGTGGACCAGGTAGCTAGAGTGCTAGCCCCAGCCTTGCAGGCAGAATTGAAGCAAAACGTGATTGTTGAAAACATTGGTGGTGCATCTGGTGTTATCGGGACTGCTGCAATGACGCGTGCCGATCCAGATGGCTATACCTTTGCAGTAGTGTTCGATACACACGGGGTAAATCCTAGTTTGAAAGATAAGCTTCCCTACGACACGATTAAAGACATTGCGCCGGTAACCTTAATTGGTACATCGCCAATGGTCATCGTTGCAAGTAAGAGTTCTGGCATAACAAGCTTTAAACAGCTGATAGATCAATCGAAAGCGGGCAAACAATTTAGCTACGGCTCGATTGGAATCGGGAGTCTTGGACATCTAGCGATCGCTCGCTTAGCAAAACAATCGGGACTGGACTGGAATCACATTCCTTACCGTGGCGGAGGGCCTTTGATGCAAGACATTCTAGGGGGACAAGTTCAGCTAGCGATTGGTTCGGAATTTTTAGTCAGGCCTCACATTGATAGCGGTGGTGTCATTCCTTTAGCGATTACTACCAGTAAGCGATCGGCTGCTTTACCAAATGTACCTACTATTGCTGAGAGTGGCTTCCCAGGATTTAATGCGCCAGCATGGTGGGCGGTTTTGGCTCCTGGTAAAACACCTCCTGCTATTGTCAACGCGATGAATCAGGCGGTAACTAAGGCCTTAAAAACACCTTCTGTTGCTGAGAAACTGAAATCACAGGGAATTGAAATTGTTGCTGGAAACCCAGATACTTTACGCGATTTCATTGGTAAGCAGATTGCCATATGGGGTAAGTTTGTTATTGAAAATAACATTAAAGAAGCGCCTTAA
- a CDS encoding chromate transporter has translation MKTLTPTQLFISFSKIGMSGFGGVLPWARRTLVEQDQILSSEEFSAILGICQIVPGPNIVNLAVCVGSRFAGAKGALAAVLGLTLGPVCLVLLLALLYEQYSYLDSVKGILRGISAVGVGLIASTGLKMLRDELQYPAMLLVVVVTVIAASYFHLGLGWVVLIVAPLALFLAHKKASRS, from the coding sequence TTGAAAACACTGACCCCCACCCAGCTGTTCATTAGTTTTAGCAAGATCGGCATGTCTGGTTTTGGCGGGGTTCTCCCTTGGGCACGGCGAACCCTTGTAGAGCAAGATCAAATTTTGAGCTCAGAGGAGTTCAGTGCCATATTGGGAATCTGTCAAATCGTTCCCGGTCCCAATATCGTCAATCTCGCTGTATGTGTTGGATCCCGCTTTGCGGGAGCTAAAGGCGCTTTAGCAGCAGTACTGGGCTTAACTTTGGGACCAGTATGTTTGGTACTGCTTTTAGCGCTACTGTATGAACAATACAGCTATTTGGATTCTGTAAAAGGCATTCTGCGTGGCATTTCTGCTGTAGGCGTAGGTTTAATTGCCTCTACGGGTCTCAAGATGCTGCGTGATGAGCTTCAATACCCCGCCATGCTACTGGTAGTAGTTGTCACTGTGATTGCGGCAAGCTATTTTCATCTTGGTCTTGGCTGGGTAGTGCTGATCGTCGCACCATTGGCTCTATTTTTGGCGCACAAGAAAGCCTCCAGATCATGA
- a CDS encoding D-2-hydroxyacid dehydrogenase family protein encodes MSTLPNIVILGDYERALRRFSHWEELDQKSNLTIHHEPLRDEALYEAVKDADAIAIVRDRSPFNEAMIARLPKLKLLMFTGERNGTLEASALVSRNIPMACTPGGPSKETTAELTWALILAASKNLINQTSLIGNGGWRNELSVLPMLSGQRLGIMGLGAIGSKVARVGRAFGMEVVTWSPRMTPERAATENAVSVSLDELLSTSKVITMHLVAGPGTKGIISADQLALMRPDSILVNTSRAALINMSDLSIALQRGAPAQAAIDVFDIEPLPVNDSLRNTPNLLVTPHLGFIAEPIFEAFSQGITETLNAWLDQKPVPHPFKPS; translated from the coding sequence ATGTCCACACTACCTAATATCGTCATCCTCGGAGACTACGAACGCGCTTTGCGACGCTTCTCTCATTGGGAAGAGTTAGATCAAAAGTCAAATCTGACCATTCATCATGAGCCCTTACGTGACGAAGCCCTATATGAGGCGGTTAAGGACGCTGATGCTATCGCCATCGTAAGAGATCGCTCTCCATTTAATGAGGCGATGATTGCCCGATTACCAAAGCTTAAACTCCTGATGTTCACTGGTGAACGTAATGGCACGCTCGAAGCTTCAGCGCTTGTCTCCAGAAATATTCCGATGGCATGCACACCAGGTGGCCCATCAAAAGAGACCACAGCTGAACTTACTTGGGCCTTGATTTTGGCTGCCTCCAAAAATTTGATCAATCAAACATCACTCATTGGAAATGGTGGTTGGCGCAATGAATTATCAGTACTGCCAATGTTGTCAGGGCAACGTCTGGGCATCATGGGCTTAGGCGCTATCGGAAGTAAAGTGGCCAGAGTAGGTCGTGCCTTTGGAATGGAAGTAGTGACCTGGAGCCCGCGCATGACTCCTGAGCGCGCCGCTACTGAAAATGCTGTCTCGGTTAGCTTAGACGAATTACTCAGTACATCCAAGGTAATCACTATGCATTTAGTGGCCGGTCCAGGAACCAAAGGAATTATTAGTGCCGATCAATTGGCTTTAATGCGCCCTGATTCCATTCTAGTTAACACCTCTAGAGCAGCGCTGATTAATATGTCTGACTTAAGCATTGCACTTCAAAGGGGTGCTCCTGCCCAAGCAGCAATAGACGTATTTGATATTGAGCCGCTGCCCGTCAATGATTCTTTGCGCAATACGCCCAATTTATTAGTTACACCACACTTAGGCTTTATTGCAGAGCCTATTTTTGAAGCATTCTCTCAAGGCATCACAGAGACTCTGAATGCCTGGCTTGATCAAAAACCAGTTCCACATCCTTTCAAACCCTCATAA
- a CDS encoding MFS transporter, whose translation MNHSKAFRTLLLYRVGATLSYQITMVAVGWHIYEITNSVISLGLIGLAELIPYFALALYSGHAVDHYSRKWIAAIACMIHVAVALFLTAIALGYLSPPIPLIYTAVAFIGVGRALLRPSYQALFGQIIPRDQLTRYTAYASSAFQICVVTGPGLGGLMIGFAGLEWTYLLAALCGVFGLYGITFINVVQEKTNYSSHRFLKSFLEGFHYVKKHELILGIMALDMFAVLFGGAVSILPAFVKEVLNAVPETLGILRSAPAVGAVITGIYLAKRPILTDSGKYLFMSVAGFGLAIIAFGLSSNLLLCALFLGISGCCDSVSVVIRGSIMQLTTPDHMRGRISAINGIFIGSSNELGALESGIAASLIGLVPSIIFGGVATIAVVAITYRLAPHLRKLNLKDIT comes from the coding sequence ATGAACCACAGCAAAGCTTTTAGAACCCTATTACTCTACCGAGTTGGCGCAACACTGAGCTACCAAATCACGATGGTCGCTGTAGGTTGGCATATTTATGAAATTACCAACAGCGTCATATCCCTGGGTCTCATTGGCCTAGCTGAACTCATTCCCTACTTTGCCTTAGCGCTTTACTCTGGGCATGCAGTTGACCACTATTCTAGAAAATGGATTGCCGCAATTGCTTGCATGATTCACGTGGCTGTCGCTTTATTTTTAACGGCTATTGCATTGGGCTACCTCTCACCACCCATTCCACTGATTTACACCGCAGTAGCTTTTATTGGCGTTGGCAGGGCTTTATTAAGACCCTCTTATCAAGCATTATTTGGGCAAATCATCCCCCGTGATCAACTGACCCGATACACTGCCTATGCATCATCCGCATTTCAAATTTGTGTTGTAACAGGCCCTGGATTGGGTGGCCTCATGATTGGTTTTGCAGGCCTAGAGTGGACTTACCTGCTGGCTGCTCTATGCGGAGTATTTGGCTTATATGGGATTACCTTTATTAATGTTGTTCAAGAGAAAACGAACTATTCATCTCATCGGTTTTTAAAAAGCTTTTTAGAGGGCTTTCATTACGTTAAAAAGCATGAGCTCATACTAGGCATCATGGCATTAGATATGTTTGCTGTGCTGTTCGGCGGCGCCGTCTCCATCTTGCCCGCCTTTGTGAAAGAAGTACTCAATGCTGTCCCAGAAACACTGGGCATCTTGAGATCCGCTCCTGCAGTAGGCGCTGTGATCACTGGGATCTATTTAGCCAAACGGCCTATTCTCACTGACTCAGGGAAGTATCTCTTTATGTCTGTTGCAGGATTTGGTTTGGCGATTATTGCTTTTGGCCTATCCAGTAATTTATTGCTCTGCGCCCTCTTTCTGGGTATTTCAGGTTGCTGCGATTCAGTGTCGGTAGTCATTCGCGGCAGCATTATGCAGCTAACCACACCCGATCATATGCGCGGCAGAATTAGCGCAATCAATGGCATCTTCATTGGCTCCTCCAATGAATTGGGCGCCCTTGAATCCGGTATTGCTGCGAGCCTGATAGGCTTGGTACCATCCATTATTTTTGGTGGCGTTGCAACCATTGCTGTAGTTGCCATTACTTATCGACTCGCCCCCCACCTCAGAAAACTCAATCTCAAAGATATTACTTAG
- a CDS encoding tripartite tricarboxylate transporter substrate binding protein, whose protein sequence is MKMTPFFITAIISTTLATIGAVSAQTNYPNKSINLIVPYGAGGSADSRSRQLAQKMSVILKQPIIVDNKPGAGGNIGTEFVSRAAPDGYTIGMGNFAPLAVNKTLFGNLRYDPETDLSPIILIEKGPLILVVNPNSQYKTIQDIVAAAKAKPGTLTFSSGGIGGSHQLSAELFMQNAGIQMIHVPYKSGSAGLTDLMAGNVDMMFDQMYSAVPSIRADKLRPIATTSKKRSPLFPNLPSFAEAGFPKVEVLNWQGFIAPSKTPKAIIEKLNAAANEALKDPQLRELMLSQGNEIGGGTPADFAALIKSEAAKWSAVVNAGNIKPE, encoded by the coding sequence ATGAAAATGACACCCTTTTTTATTACTGCAATCATCTCCACCACTCTTGCAACGATAGGCGCTGTCAGCGCTCAAACTAATTATCCCAATAAATCAATTAATTTAATCGTGCCTTACGGTGCAGGAGGCAGTGCAGACTCTCGCAGTAGGCAACTGGCACAGAAAATGAGTGTCATTCTCAAGCAGCCAATCATTGTTGATAACAAGCCTGGTGCAGGCGGTAACATCGGTACGGAATTTGTCTCTAGGGCTGCTCCAGATGGCTATACGATTGGCATGGGTAACTTTGCACCATTAGCGGTGAATAAAACCTTATTTGGTAATTTGCGTTACGACCCAGAAACAGATCTCAGCCCTATTATTCTGATAGAAAAAGGGCCACTCATTCTGGTGGTCAACCCCAATTCTCAATACAAAACGATTCAAGATATTGTTGCAGCCGCTAAAGCCAAGCCTGGCACCCTAACCTTTTCCTCCGGAGGAATTGGTGGAAGCCATCAACTTTCGGCCGAACTCTTTATGCAAAATGCAGGCATTCAGATGATCCATGTACCGTATAAAAGTGGCTCTGCAGGTCTAACCGATCTGATGGCCGGGAATGTCGATATGATGTTTGATCAGATGTATTCGGCAGTACCAAGCATTAGGGCTGACAAACTACGCCCCATCGCTACTACCAGCAAAAAGAGATCACCCCTCTTTCCGAATCTACCCAGCTTTGCTGAAGCGGGTTTTCCTAAAGTTGAAGTACTGAATTGGCAAGGTTTTATCGCACCCTCTAAAACACCAAAGGCCATTATTGAAAAACTCAATGCCGCTGCCAATGAAGCCTTAAAGGATCCTCAACTTAGAGAGCTAATGCTCTCACAAGGCAATGAAATTGGTGGAGGAACTCCCGCCGACTTTGCCGCGTTAATTAAGTCTGAGGCTGCTAAATGGAGCGCCGTAGTCAATGCAGGAAATATCAAGCCCGAGTAA
- a CDS encoding sulfurtransferase — protein sequence MKPILNIAAYLFVSLDGLTELRSAMLAECNSRQIKGTILLTGEGINLFLAGKELELHSFLGWLRMDARFSALQTKDSWSEAQPFKKMLVKIKNEIIRMNHPTIRPEEGRANFIAPQKLREWLDRGTDDLGRPVVMIDTRNAFEVEYGTFENAMHFNISKFTEFPQAIEAQKEALADKTLVSFCTGGIRCEKSGLYMREIGMQHSYQLEGGILKYFEEVGSTHYSGTCFVFDERESLEPNLKSIPIEQSIRKKLKVLEPQ from the coding sequence ATGAAACCCATCCTGAACATTGCAGCCTATTTATTTGTGAGCCTAGATGGATTGACAGAGCTACGCAGTGCAATGCTTGCTGAGTGCAATTCCCGCCAAATTAAAGGCACGATCTTATTAACCGGGGAAGGAATCAACCTGTTTTTAGCTGGCAAAGAGCTCGAATTACACAGCTTCTTAGGCTGGCTAAGGATGGATGCCCGCTTTAGTGCTTTGCAGACCAAAGATAGCTGGTCTGAAGCGCAGCCATTTAAAAAGATGCTCGTCAAAATAAAGAATGAAATTATTCGCATGAATCACCCCACGATTCGTCCTGAAGAAGGTAGGGCTAATTTCATTGCACCCCAAAAATTACGAGAATGGCTTGATCGGGGAACCGATGATTTGGGACGTCCAGTGGTAATGATTGATACCCGCAACGCATTTGAGGTGGAGTACGGCACCTTTGAAAATGCGATGCATTTCAACATTAGTAAATTTACAGAGTTTCCCCAAGCAATCGAGGCTCAGAAAGAGGCTTTAGCCGACAAAACATTAGTGAGCTTTTGCACCGGGGGAATACGCTGTGAAAAATCAGGCCTCTATATGCGCGAGATTGGGATGCAACATAGCTACCAATTAGAAGGTGGCATCTTGAAGTATTTCGAGGAAGTAGGCTCTACACACTACAGCGGCACCTGCTTTGTTTTTGATGAACGAGAGTCATTGGAACCTAATTTAAAATCGATCCCGATCGAACAGTCCATACGAAAAAAACTTAAAGTCTTAGAGCCACAGTAA